One Engystomops pustulosus chromosome 7, aEngPut4.maternal, whole genome shotgun sequence DNA window includes the following coding sequences:
- the LOC140070172 gene encoding uncharacterized protein, with amino-acid sequence MKKKRKGVKKAREEMNIEKVGHEDKSIKEKKRREVKIAWEETEIKEKKVDNIVKEEKVDNIMKEEEDVELTWWWRIYGSDPEKWMRIAKDMMDFMPSTSKEENDPEMEEKHQEAEKNVVEENQAEAPMVNKVDSKVVEETEEEGRPIGHQVKEAWPSTESPQPLGLNPNVSWTSVKSFQPIGQKVKVAWPSMESLQPLEEEMKVVWTSVESFQPVESEVEVSSPSMESFQSVEPEVEVASPSIESPQPVVQEVKEAWVSEESLQPRQKWWRLKGLRKRFLRFLCCCSPKTVE; translated from the exons atgaagaagaagaggaagggggTGAAGAAAGCACGGGAGGAAATGAACATCGAGAAAGTTGGGCATGAAGATAAGAGCAtcaaggagaagaagaggagggaggTGAAGATAGCGTGGGAGGAGACTGAGATCAAGGAAAAAAAGGTGGACAACATTGTGAAGGAAGAGAAGGTGGACAACATCatgaaggaagaggaggatgttGAGTTGAC TTGGTGGTGGCGCATTTACGGATCAGACCCCGAAAAATG GATGAGAATTGCAAAGGACATGATGGATTTTATGCCTAGTACCAG CAAGGAGGAGAATGACCCAGAAATGGAGGAAAAACACCAGGAAGCGGAGAAGAATGTGGTGGAGGAGAACCAGGCAGAGGCTCCGATGGTGAACAAAGTGGACAGTAAAGTGGTGGAGGAAACGGAGGAAGAAGGAAG ACCTATAGGACACCAGGTGAAAGAGGCCTGGCCCAGCACCGAGTCTCCCCA ACCTTTAGGACTGAACCCTAATGTGTCCTGGACCAGTGTGAAGTCTTTTCA ACCTATAGGACAAAAGGTGAAGGTGGCCTGGCCCAGtatggagtctctcca ACCATTAGAAGAGGAGATGAAGGTGGTATGGACCAGCGTGGAGTCTTTCCA ACCTGTAGAATCGGAGGTAGAAGTGTCCTCCCCCAGCATGGAGTCTTTCCA ATCTGTAGAACCGGAGGTGGAAGTGGCCTCCCCCAGCATAGAGTCTCCCCA ACCTGTAGTACAAGAGGTGAAGGAGGCCTGGGTGAGCGAGGAATCGCTCCA gCCAAGACAAAAATGGTGGAGACTGAAGGGTCTTCGTAAGAG gttcctccgattcctctgctgctgtagcccaaagACGGTTGAATAG